The Lutibacter profundi genome includes a region encoding these proteins:
- the argS gene encoding arginine--tRNA ligase, which produces MQHILETAVKKGFEEIYGVAIESVEFQATKKDFEGDITIVIFAFLRFIKGNPVEIGTKLGEYLKENVKEISGFNVVKGFLNLVITDAYFLSNFNTIYKTSNFGFVLPKATEKSVMVEYSSPNTNKPLHLGHIRNNLLGYSVAEIIKASGKKVYKTQIINDRGIHICKSMLAWQRFGNGETPESTGLKGDKLVGNYYVAFDKAYKEEINQLISEGKTEAEAKKQAPILIEAQQMLRKWEAGDTEVVSLWKKMNQWVYDGFAITYKELGVNFDKNYYESNTYLLGKNVVADGLEKGVFYKKEDGSVWIDLTEEGLDEKIVLRADGTAVYMTQDIGTAIERFKDYDLDELVYTVGNEQDYHFKVLFLILNKLGFDWAKNCYHLSYGMVDLPSGKMKSREGTVVDADDLMLEMTNTAKNISQELGKLEGYSEEEKSKLYKTIGLGALKYYILKVDPKKRILFNPEESVDFAGNTGPFIQYTYARIQSILRKATFNYNATLNEVEVSLHPKERSLIKQLLLFPEIIQLAAKNHSPALIANYTYDLVKEYNSFYQSVPILGCENKNEKILRTQLSSKVATVIKSAFKLLGINVPERM; this is translated from the coding sequence ATGCAACACATTTTAGAAACAGCTGTTAAAAAAGGATTTGAAGAAATTTATGGGGTAGCTATAGAGTCCGTTGAATTTCAAGCTACTAAAAAAGATTTTGAAGGAGATATAACCATTGTTATTTTTGCATTTTTACGTTTTATTAAAGGAAATCCTGTTGAAATAGGCACTAAATTAGGCGAATACTTAAAAGAAAATGTAAAAGAAATATCAGGTTTTAATGTGGTAAAAGGTTTTTTAAACCTCGTAATTACAGATGCATACTTTCTTTCAAATTTTAATACAATTTATAAAACTTCCAATTTTGGTTTTGTTTTACCAAAAGCAACTGAAAAATCCGTTATGGTTGAGTATTCTTCACCAAATACTAACAAACCATTACATTTAGGGCATATTCGAAATAATTTATTAGGCTATTCGGTTGCTGAAATAATAAAAGCATCAGGAAAAAAAGTATATAAAACACAAATTATAAACGATCGAGGAATTCATATTTGCAAAAGTATGCTGGCTTGGCAACGTTTTGGAAATGGTGAAACTCCTGAAAGTACTGGACTAAAAGGAGACAAATTAGTTGGAAACTATTATGTTGCTTTTGACAAAGCATATAAAGAAGAAATCAATCAGTTAATTTCTGAAGGTAAAACAGAAGCAGAAGCTAAAAAACAAGCTCCAATTTTAATTGAAGCTCAACAAATGCTTCGCAAATGGGAAGCAGGTGATACCGAAGTTGTTTCACTTTGGAAAAAAATGAATCAATGGGTATATGATGGCTTTGCAATTACGTATAAAGAATTGGGTGTAAACTTCGATAAAAATTATTACGAAAGTAACACCTACTTATTAGGAAAAAATGTAGTTGCTGATGGATTAGAAAAAGGTGTTTTTTATAAAAAAGAAGATGGTTCAGTTTGGATAGATTTAACAGAAGAAGGCTTAGATGAAAAAATTGTACTAAGAGCTGACGGAACTGCAGTTTATATGACGCAAGATATTGGTACTGCTATAGAACGTTTTAAAGATTACGATTTAGATGAATTGGTTTATACCGTTGGTAACGAACAAGATTACCATTTTAAAGTGCTTTTTTTAATACTTAATAAATTAGGTTTTGACTGGGCAAAAAACTGCTATCACTTATCTTATGGTATGGTTGATTTACCAAGTGGTAAAATGAAATCTCGTGAAGGTACCGTAGTTGATGCCGATGATTTAATGCTAGAAATGACCAATACTGCTAAAAATATTTCTCAAGAGTTAGGAAAATTAGAAGGTTATTCAGAAGAAGAAAAATCTAAACTTTACAAAACCATTGGTTTAGGTGCTTTAAAGTATTATATTTTAAAAGTTGACCCTAAAAAACGTATTTTATTTAACCCTGAAGAATCTGTTGATTTTGCAGGTAATACAGGGCCTTTTATTCAATATACCTATGCCCGAATTCAATCTATTTTAAGAAAAGCTACTTTTAATTACAATGCTACGTTAAATGAAGTAGAAGTTTCTTTACACCCAAAAGAACGTTCATTAATTAAACAATTATTATTATTTCCCGAAATAATTCAACTAGCTGCTAAAAACCATAGTCCGGCTTTAATTGCTAATTACACTTATGATTTAGTGAAGGAATACAACTCTTTTTACCAAAGTGTTCCTATTTTAGGTTGCGAAAATAAAAATGAGAAAATACTTAGAACACAACTTTCGTCCAAAGTTGCAACAGTTATAAAATCTGCTTTCAAATTACTAGGAATCAATGTTCCTGAAAGAATGTAA
- the lpdA gene encoding dihydrolipoyl dehydrogenase, with protein sequence MKYDIIIIGSGPGGYVTAIRASQLGFKVAVVEKENLGGICLNWGCIPTKALLKSAQVYDYLKHVDAYGLKAEAIDKDFNAVIKRSRNVADGMSKGVQFLMKKNKIDVINGFGKIKTGKKVDVTNTDGNVTEYSADHIIIATGARSRELPNLPQDGKKVIGYREALTLPKQPKKMIVVGSGAIGVEFAHFYNAMGTEVTIVEFLPNLVPLEDIDVSKQFERSFKKSKIKVMTNASVESIDISGNGVKAVVKTKKGEVILEADIVLSAVGIKSNLENIGLEDVGIITDRDKILVNDFYQTNIPGYYAIGDVVPGPALAHVASAEGITCVEKIAGLPTETIDYGNIPGCTYATPEIASVGLTEAQAKEQGYELKVGKFPFSASGKAKAAGTPDGFVKVIFDAKYGEWLGCHMIGAGVTDMIAEAVLGRKLETTGHEVLKTIHPHPTMSEAVMEAVADAYDEVIHL encoded by the coding sequence ATGAAATACGACATTATAATTATTGGTAGTGGTCCTGGAGGATATGTTACTGCAATTAGAGCTTCACAACTTGGATTTAAAGTTGCTGTAGTTGAAAAAGAAAATTTAGGTGGAATTTGTTTAAATTGGGGATGTATTCCTACTAAAGCGCTATTAAAAAGTGCTCAAGTATATGATTATTTAAAGCATGTAGATGCTTATGGATTAAAAGCTGAAGCTATTGATAAAGATTTTAATGCCGTTATAAAAAGAAGTAGAAATGTGGCCGACGGAATGAGTAAAGGCGTTCAATTTTTAATGAAAAAGAATAAAATTGATGTTATCAACGGTTTTGGAAAAATTAAAACTGGCAAAAAAGTTGATGTAACCAATACTGATGGAAATGTTACTGAATATAGTGCAGACCATATAATAATTGCAACAGGAGCGCGTTCTCGTGAGTTGCCAAATTTACCACAAGATGGTAAAAAAGTTATAGGCTATAGAGAAGCTTTAACTTTACCTAAACAACCTAAAAAGATGATTGTTGTTGGTTCAGGCGCTATTGGCGTTGAATTTGCACATTTTTACAATGCTATGGGTACTGAGGTTACTATTGTTGAATTTTTGCCAAATTTGGTACCACTAGAAGATATTGATGTTTCAAAACAATTTGAGCGTTCCTTTAAAAAATCAAAAATTAAAGTAATGACCAATGCTTCTGTTGAATCTATAGATATTTCAGGAAATGGTGTAAAAGCTGTTGTTAAAACTAAAAAAGGTGAGGTAATTTTGGAAGCCGATATCGTACTTTCTGCTGTTGGAATTAAATCAAACTTAGAAAATATTGGATTAGAAGATGTTGGTATTATAACTGATAGAGATAAAATTTTGGTGAATGATTTCTACCAAACAAACATTCCAGGTTATTATGCTATTGGTGATGTGGTTCCGGGTCCAGCTTTAGCACATGTTGCTTCTGCTGAAGGTATTACGTGTGTTGAAAAAATTGCCGGTTTACCTACAGAAACTATTGATTATGGAAATATTCCAGGATGTACCTATGCAACTCCTGAAATTGCAAGTGTTGGTTTAACTGAAGCACAAGCAAAAGAGCAAGGTTACGAACTTAAAGTAGGAAAATTCCCTTTTTCAGCTTCAGGAAAAGCAAAAGCTGCAGGAACTCCAGATGGGTTTGTAAAAGTAATTTTTGATGCAAAATACGGAGAATGGCTTGGATGCCATATGATTGGTGCTGGTGTAACAGATATGATTGCAGAAGCTGTTTTAGGTAGAAAATTAGAAACTACTGGGCACGAAGTGTTAAAGACAATTCATCCTCACCCTACTATGAGTGAAGCAGTTATGGAAGCTGTTGCAGATGCTTATGATGAAGTAATTCACTTATAA
- a CDS encoding endonuclease/exonuclease/phosphatase family protein has translation MNIITWNVNGIRAIVKKDFFDTIKKLNPDILCLQETKAQNSEVEKALTPLASTYHIYYNAAEKKGYSGTAILCKKNLSK, from the coding sequence ATGAATATAATTACTTGGAATGTAAACGGTATTAGAGCTATTGTTAAAAAAGATTTTTTTGATACCATAAAAAAATTAAACCCAGATATACTTTGCTTACAAGAAACCAAAGCTCAAAATAGTGAAGTTGAAAAAGCTCTTACTCCTTTGGCAAGTACTTATCACATTTATTATAATGCAGCTGAAAAAAAAGGGTATTCAGGAACTGCAATACTTTGCAAAAAAAACCTCTCAAAATAG
- a CDS encoding exodeoxyribonuclease III — protein sequence MGIDEHDTEGRIQCIEYTNYYVVNVYVPNSGQQLKRLTYRKKWDADFLTYLKNLKKVKPVIVCGDFNVAHRSIDLKNDKSNYNKTAGYTQVEIDGFETLINNGFIDSFRYLHPNEISYTYWSYRFNARARNTGWRIDYVLVTENIIDKINSVQILSALMGSDHCPVLVKINL from the coding sequence ATGGGGATTGATGAACATGATACTGAAGGAAGAATACAATGTATTGAGTATACAAATTATTATGTAGTTAATGTTTACGTTCCAAATTCTGGACAGCAATTAAAACGATTAACATATAGAAAAAAATGGGATGCTGATTTTTTAACTTACTTGAAAAACTTAAAAAAAGTAAAACCCGTTATTGTTTGTGGTGACTTTAATGTTGCTCACCGCTCAATTGATTTAAAAAACGACAAGTCTAACTATAATAAAACTGCTGGTTATACCCAAGTTGAAATTGACGGATTTGAAACCCTAATTAATAATGGATTTATTGACTCTTTTAGATATCTACATCCTAATGAAATTTCCTATACCTACTGGAGTTATCGCTTTAATGCTAGAGCTAGAAATACTGGATGGCGTATTGATTATGTTTTAGTTACTGAAAATATTATCGATAAAATTAACTCTGTACAAATACTTTCAGCACTTATGGGGTCTGATCACTGCCCTGTTCTTGTTAAAATTAATTTATAG
- the bshC gene encoding bacillithiol biosynthesis cysteine-adding enzyme BshC — MKVHYIPFRKTDYFSNLICDYIEKKSSLKSFYQEYPDLKGFSSQIKLKQDSFENEKRKVLVNSLLKQNKGIEISDLTAQNINILKNSNTFTITTGHQLNIFTGPLYFLYKIITTINLTKVLKKEFPSYNFVPVYWMATEDHDFEEINYFNFKGKKISWNIESNGAVGRLETTGFDTVYEEFSKLLGDSENATYLKELFKNTYLKHRNLSKATRFLVNELFGMYGLVIIDGDDIELKKQFIPTIKDELLHKTSFKEVTATNTKLEENYNIQVNPREINLFYLNKNLRERIVFKNNNYLINNTNIVFSKSEILNEVSKYPDRFSPNVIMRPLYQETILPNLCYIGGGGELAYWFQLKKYFDTVNVVFPILLLRNSVLLITDKQLTKIGKLHITLPELFLKQEELISKKIKEISDINIDFTHQKEFLQQQFNELKELAKQTDISFLGAVNAQEKKQLNGLSYLEKRLLRAQKRKLSDIVERIKILQDNLFPNQSLEERTRNFSEMYLKLGDQFIPMLIDIMQPLQLEFSIIEY; from the coding sequence ATGAAAGTACATTATATTCCTTTTCGAAAAACGGATTATTTTTCAAATTTGATTTGTGATTATATAGAAAAAAAGTCAAGCTTAAAAAGCTTTTACCAAGAATATCCAGATTTAAAAGGGTTTAGCAGTCAAATTAAATTAAAACAAGACTCTTTTGAAAATGAAAAAAGAAAGGTTTTAGTAAACTCACTTTTAAAACAAAATAAAGGTATTGAGATAAGTGATTTAACAGCTCAAAATATAAATATTTTAAAAAATTCAAATACATTTACCATAACAACAGGGCATCAATTAAATATTTTTACAGGTCCTTTATATTTCTTGTATAAAATTATAACTACAATTAATTTAACAAAAGTTTTAAAAAAAGAATTCCCATCATACAATTTTGTACCTGTATATTGGATGGCTACAGAGGATCACGATTTTGAGGAAATTAATTATTTTAATTTTAAAGGAAAGAAAATTTCTTGGAATATAGAAAGTAATGGCGCTGTTGGGAGGTTGGAAACAACAGGATTTGATACTGTTTATGAAGAGTTTTCTAAGTTGTTAGGAGATTCTGAAAACGCTACTTATTTAAAAGAATTATTTAAGAATACTTACTTAAAACATCGTAATTTATCAAAGGCAACTAGGTTTTTAGTAAATGAACTTTTTGGCATGTATGGTTTGGTAATTATTGATGGTGATGATATTGAGTTGAAAAAACAATTTATTCCAACAATTAAAGATGAATTGTTACATAAAACGTCATTTAAAGAAGTTACAGCTACCAATACCAAGTTAGAAGAAAACTATAATATACAGGTTAATCCAAGAGAAATTAACTTATTTTACCTCAATAAAAACTTACGAGAGCGCATTGTTTTTAAAAACAATAATTACTTAATAAATAATACGAATATTGTTTTCTCTAAAAGTGAAATTTTAAATGAAGTCTCAAAATATCCAGATAGATTTAGCCCAAATGTAATTATGCGACCATTGTACCAAGAAACTATTTTGCCAAACCTTTGTTATATAGGTGGTGGTGGAGAATTGGCTTATTGGTTTCAGCTAAAAAAATATTTTGATACTGTAAATGTTGTTTTTCCAATTTTATTGTTAAGAAACTCTGTTCTGTTAATAACTGATAAACAATTAACTAAGATAGGTAAGTTGCATATAACTTTACCAGAATTATTTTTAAAACAAGAAGAACTTATTTCCAAAAAAATAAAAGAAATTTCAGACATTAATATAGATTTTACTCATCAGAAAGAATTTTTACAACAACAATTTAATGAGCTAAAAGAATTAGCAAAACAAACCGATATTTCTTTTTTAGGAGCTGTAAACGCACAAGAAAAAAAGCAGCTAAATGGACTTAGTTATTTAGAAAAACGACTTTTAAGAGCTCAAAAGCGTAAACTTTCAGATATTGTTGAAAGAATTAAAATATTACAAGATAATTTATTTCCAAATCAAAGTTTAGAAGAGAGAACACGTAATTTTTCAGAGATGTACTTAAAATTAGGCGATCAATTTATACCAATGCTAATTGATATAATGCAACCTTTACAACTTGAATTTAGTATTATTGAATATTGA
- a CDS encoding methyltransferase domain-containing protein, translated as MENSLESNYNFENHWNNAYQKTPVDKLGWYEKESTPSLELITLCNLPKNAQIFNAGAGASILIAQLLKEGYSNLVVNDISSSALVELKNNLVNHKTSHVQYIVDDLTNPSELLKLKNIDLWHDRAVLHFFTTQQQQNSYFNLLKKIIKPNGYVILAEFNLEGAKKCSGLDVFNYNEKMLHERLGEDFELLKSFNYTYTQPSGGLREYVYTLFQRKNKD; from the coding sequence ATGGAGAACAGTTTAGAGTCGAATTATAATTTTGAAAATCATTGGAATAATGCTTATCAAAAAACACCTGTAGATAAATTAGGATGGTACGAGAAAGAATCAACACCGTCATTAGAGTTAATAACATTGTGTAATTTACCAAAAAACGCACAAATTTTTAATGCAGGAGCGGGAGCTAGTATATTGATTGCACAGTTATTAAAAGAAGGGTATTCGAATCTTGTGGTTAATGATATTTCATCTTCAGCATTGGTTGAATTAAAAAATAATTTAGTAAATCATAAAACTTCTCATGTTCAATATATTGTTGATGATTTAACAAATCCCTCAGAGTTATTAAAATTAAAAAATATTGATTTATGGCATGATAGGGCAGTGCTACATTTTTTTACAACTCAACAACAACAAAATTCATATTTTAATTTATTAAAAAAAATAATAAAACCAAATGGGTACGTAATTTTGGCTGAATTTAATTTAGAAGGTGCCAAAAAATGTAGTGGTTTAGATGTTTTTAACTACAATGAAAAAATGCTTCATGAACGATTAGGAGAAGACTTTGAGTTATTAAAATCTTTTAATTACACTTATACACAACCATCAGGAGGTTTACGTGAATATGTGTACACATTGTTTCAAAGAAAAAATAAAGATTAA